In Paenibacillus hexagrammi, the following are encoded in one genomic region:
- a CDS encoding sensor histidine kinase, producing the protein MLPIITFGVFLYGWILQTTSEDISKNAVSQIKFYLTDFANEIERLKLLQYGLLEDEDLNEIVFTWKTMDNIGRMDKINMLSKRLSMVQNSSMYIKEVSVHIGPISKSVSSLTGVGQFDAEKYDGIRPVYGAGSQIIDWNDGLYLSALKQSTTEGNRPLFIIDIELDTKKLGEALNQFNTYTGSGTLLISGKSDFVLASGSTVYMKQAALDLVRGLGQASIETSHTYELSGNRYYMANANSKSLNMSIYRFIPEQIIHKPLNKIYAWAWLLAAATFVFIALYAISTYKVIHKPLLLLMRSFKRLENGDLNLVIEHGTKDEFGYLYGRFNQMVDTLRNLINQVYKQKIMAQRAELKQLQSQINPHFLFNSFFILSTMAKNRGLGANRVIYEAAW; encoded by the coding sequence ATGCTCCCCATCATAACGTTCGGTGTCTTTCTTTACGGATGGATCCTACAGACAACTAGTGAGGACATTTCCAAAAATGCGGTATCTCAAATTAAATTCTATCTTACTGATTTTGCGAATGAAATCGAAAGATTGAAGCTGCTTCAGTATGGTCTGCTGGAAGACGAGGACTTGAATGAAATCGTGTTTACATGGAAGACCATGGATAACATTGGACGTATGGACAAAATAAATATGCTCTCGAAACGGCTGAGCATGGTTCAGAACAGCAGCATGTACATCAAGGAGGTTAGCGTTCATATTGGCCCCATTTCAAAATCTGTTTCTTCTTTAACCGGAGTCGGTCAGTTCGATGCCGAGAAGTATGACGGGATTCGACCGGTCTATGGTGCCGGCAGTCAAATTATCGATTGGAATGACGGGCTTTACTTGAGTGCTCTAAAGCAAAGCACAACAGAAGGGAACAGACCGCTCTTCATCATCGACATTGAACTTGATACGAAAAAGCTGGGAGAGGCGTTAAATCAATTTAATACGTACACGGGAAGCGGTACGCTGCTGATTTCCGGAAAGAGCGACTTCGTTCTAGCAAGCGGATCTACCGTGTATATGAAACAAGCTGCGCTTGATTTAGTCCGTGGTCTGGGCCAGGCATCCATTGAAACCTCCCATACCTATGAACTTTCGGGTAATCGTTATTACATGGCAAATGCGAACTCCAAAAGTCTAAATATGTCCATTTATCGTTTCATTCCTGAACAGATCATTCATAAGCCGCTGAATAAGATTTATGCGTGGGCCTGGCTGCTGGCTGCTGCAACTTTTGTTTTCATTGCTTTGTATGCGATTTCGACCTATAAGGTTATCCATAAGCCTTTACTATTGCTAATGAGAAGCTTCAAACGTCTGGAAAATGGGGATCTTAACCTGGTTATCGAGCATGGAACCAAAGATGAGTTTGGTTATTTGTACGGAAGATTTAATCAAATGGTAGATACACTTCGGAACCTGATTAATCAAGTTTACAAGCAGAAGATTATGGCTCAGAGAGCGGAGCTGAAGCAGCTGCAATCACAGATTAATCCGCATTTTCTCTTTAATAGCTTCTTTATCCTTAGCACGATGGCAAAAAACAGGGGACTTGGAGCGAATCGAGTTATTTACGAAGCAGCTTGGTGA
- a CDS encoding S-layer homology domain-containing protein, producing METRAADSGAAFNSNYMKYVGNVNADGGGVYTVHVKPYSIMTVSTLQSHDKPDFHTPLPVEGQRTVLDTDATGAIQNIDDHFLYADDFDYTSKTVPVIGSDGQISGSESYVDSRGGSKSVIPRYTSDRNGAFEAYLPDGSSNYVLRQQLDQAIMGLGGTWNGGNPVTGIGDNRWLNYKASVDVSFENNSTQSGSNYAAIGAREQGGGSSQDISGTPYVFKYWFDGGWQLLVNNSAVSSGNVVSGAGGVQINGFNVSYDAWHNIAIQVAGNVVTAYLDGTMIATYTDSAPKLSGRVDLASGYYNVQFDNLKVETVDGYAPYYSELLDNMEMYDLAPTPNAKLVYTGAWNHQDGQGMYVYQRSISTSQGADAALSYTFTGTGFDILGANDGSAKLEVTVDGQVVTTSAATAASKEFYQTFTLRGLAYGEHTVSVKVLSGTLNVDAVGVVSGEVKGSADTSDLQTAVTAAQEVSRQDEFKDSDWQLFESLRSTAQEALTDPSTYRLDQEGAEQLIGRLTYIQNQMVMGDIQSIASPLYVATSVGKLPNLPQQVEASNLDGTKKMVTVKWNLDGISFHNAYETVAVTGTYGNLQTVCYVEVVPENILYFVDLNATQTGLTSGHSSSNTLGYDSPAYGAVAAFAAANSKPLLNNAPDQIYDSTNGWGHGGQNSSGAYSVSYKGIVAGPYSKQSTTGIYTANQIGASVFYTFDNVPAGDNQITLGTYNWWSNVTRTEEVYLVHDNNEELVDTITLNSSTVDVSKTYNFTMAEAGKMTIKLVAAQAAQSPLMSFVGIAPVPSVPPADKTVLQAVYDEQKNKVNDQYTELSWSSFQDALTEANRVLEDTNATQDDVDVALQALNSAVDGLTQDVVADTTKPTITLLGEPIVNLSIGAVYTDAGVSAMDDRDGDITSQTVTTITYNGILVPNISTVTAATYLYHYNVSDAAGNAALEVTRTINIMQDDEPIVDTVKPVITLLGDASVTLSAGASYTDAGATATDDLDGNITSRIVTTIMHNGNVVPSINTGEAGTYTYHYNVSDAAGNSAVEVTRSVTVNGVDDHHSSHSSSGSSSPSVPSVPETTKVIGAEELKAPGKGSVTVQVAQNQDTVLLPGHIADLVGDHGLRLETPNMTIEFPKEVLQSIQGMNADDQSDEAQIQFSAKPASKEDADKRIQHSDPAGSVKLKTASQVYDFSLQITSADGTVVPVTTFKQPLTITFKVDPSANPDLLGVYYLKADGEPEFIGGTLVNGVMSAQVNHFSQYAVLEYNKTFADVSDSSWASKVIKKMAAKHIIEGVGSSNFEPQGNVTRAQFAAMLSRALGLSAVNGPVFTDVDPHAWYADAIAKVSKAGIVNGRSSDTFAPDAAITREEMAVMTVRAYDFVNAQQTAVFSPSSFNDQDQIQAWAQDAVASAQQLGLVNGRSNNLFAPQELMTRAESAQVISNLLK from the coding sequence ATGGAAACCCGCGCTGCGGACAGCGGAGCTGCCTTTAACAGCAACTACATGAAATATGTAGGAAATGTAAATGCTGATGGCGGCGGTGTGTATACTGTTCATGTCAAACCTTATTCCATTATGACGGTTAGTACGCTGCAAAGTCATGATAAGCCGGATTTTCACACACCTCTGCCTGTAGAGGGTCAAAGAACCGTACTTGATACTGATGCAACAGGTGCCATACAGAATATAGATGACCATTTCCTCTATGCTGATGATTTTGATTATACGAGTAAGACGGTTCCGGTCATTGGATCTGATGGTCAAATCTCCGGCAGTGAAAGTTATGTCGATTCCCGGGGAGGGTCCAAGAGCGTCATTCCTCGCTATACGTCTGATCGCAACGGCGCGTTCGAGGCGTATCTTCCGGACGGCTCGAGCAACTATGTACTTCGCCAACAGCTAGATCAGGCCATAATGGGACTCGGCGGCACATGGAACGGAGGTAATCCGGTCACGGGCATCGGGGACAACCGTTGGTTGAACTATAAGGCAAGCGTGGATGTTTCTTTTGAAAATAACAGCACGCAGAGCGGCAGTAATTATGCTGCTATCGGTGCCCGGGAGCAAGGCGGCGGCAGCTCGCAAGATATTTCCGGCACGCCTTATGTTTTCAAGTATTGGTTTGACGGCGGATGGCAGCTGTTGGTCAATAACAGTGCGGTTTCCAGCGGCAATGTCGTAAGTGGCGCTGGCGGCGTGCAGATTAATGGATTTAACGTGAGCTATGACGCATGGCATAATATTGCCATTCAAGTGGCCGGCAATGTTGTAACAGCCTATTTGGATGGTACGATGATTGCCACATATACCGATTCAGCCCCTAAACTGTCCGGTCGCGTGGATTTAGCTAGCGGATATTATAACGTTCAATTCGATAATTTGAAGGTTGAAACGGTTGATGGATACGCACCGTACTATTCTGAGCTATTGGATAATATGGAAATGTACGATTTGGCTCCGACTCCGAACGCCAAGCTCGTTTATACGGGAGCATGGAATCATCAAGATGGTCAGGGCATGTACGTGTACCAACGTTCCATTTCTACAAGTCAAGGTGCGGATGCGGCGTTGTCCTATACGTTTACAGGCACCGGCTTCGATATTCTCGGTGCAAACGACGGCTCGGCGAAGCTGGAGGTAACGGTGGACGGGCAAGTCGTCACGACATCAGCTGCAACGGCGGCCTCGAAGGAATTCTACCAGACATTCACGCTTCGCGGACTTGCCTATGGCGAGCATACCGTGAGTGTGAAGGTGCTCAGCGGAACATTGAATGTTGATGCTGTAGGAGTTGTTTCTGGTGAAGTAAAAGGATCAGCTGATACGTCCGATCTGCAAACAGCGGTAACAGCAGCTCAAGAGGTGAGCCGTCAAGACGAGTTTAAGGATAGCGATTGGCAGCTTTTTGAAAGTCTGCGCAGTACGGCACAAGAAGCATTGACAGATCCCTCAACATACCGTTTGGATCAAGAAGGAGCCGAACAGCTGATTGGTCGTCTCACTTATATTCAGAATCAGATGGTGATGGGAGACATTCAGTCCATTGCATCGCCCCTGTATGTGGCTACCTCTGTCGGTAAGCTCCCGAATCTTCCTCAGCAGGTAGAAGCGAGCAACTTGGACGGCACCAAGAAGATGGTTACTGTCAAATGGAATCTGGATGGAATCAGCTTTCATAATGCCTATGAGACCGTAGCGGTCACAGGCACCTATGGCAATCTGCAAACGGTATGTTACGTAGAGGTGGTACCTGAGAATATTCTCTATTTTGTTGATCTCAATGCAACGCAAACAGGGCTGACTTCCGGACATTCATCCTCCAACACATTAGGCTATGATTCGCCTGCATATGGCGCAGTAGCAGCCTTTGCCGCAGCGAATAGCAAACCGCTGCTCAACAACGCTCCCGATCAAATTTATGATTCAACGAATGGTTGGGGCCATGGAGGCCAAAATTCAAGCGGCGCATACAGTGTCAGCTACAAAGGGATTGTAGCAGGGCCTTACAGCAAGCAAAGCACAACAGGGATCTACACGGCTAATCAGATTGGCGCTTCTGTTTTCTATACATTTGATAATGTTCCCGCCGGTGACAATCAAATTACGCTCGGCACTTACAATTGGTGGTCAAATGTGACACGTACAGAAGAAGTGTACTTGGTACATGACAACAACGAAGAACTCGTAGATACCATAACACTGAATAGCAGTACGGTAGATGTATCCAAAACGTATAACTTTACGATGGCGGAAGCAGGTAAAATGACGATTAAACTGGTGGCTGCTCAGGCTGCTCAATCACCATTAATGTCCTTTGTGGGAATTGCACCGGTACCGAGCGTGCCTCCTGCGGATAAAACAGTGCTTCAGGCGGTTTACGACGAACAGAAGAACAAAGTAAATGATCAATATACGGAACTAAGCTGGAGCAGCTTTCAAGATGCTCTTACAGAAGCGAATCGTGTCCTAGAGGATACGAACGCGACGCAGGATGACGTCGATGTTGCTCTGCAAGCTTTAAACTCTGCCGTGGACGGTCTTACACAGGATGTTGTAGCGGATACAACCAAACCTACGATTACCCTACTTGGTGAACCGATCGTCAACTTGAGCATTGGCGCCGTGTATACCGATGCTGGTGTCTCGGCAATGGATGATCGGGATGGAGATATTACGAGTCAAACCGTAACGACTATCACCTATAATGGTATCCTAGTGCCTAACATCAGCACTGTAACAGCAGCAACGTATTTGTACCATTATAATGTCAGCGATGCGGCAGGCAATGCTGCTCTTGAAGTAACAAGAACGATCAACATTATGCAGGATGACGAACCCATCGTCGATACGGTGAAGCCGGTTATCACACTGCTAGGAGACGCTTCGGTCACCTTGTCAGCGGGTGCAAGCTACACCGATGCAGGAGCAACAGCAACGGATGACCTTGACGGCAATATCACCAGCCGTATTGTCACCACGATCATGCACAATGGTAACGTTGTGCCGTCGATCAATACGGGGGAAGCAGGAACGTATACGTATCATTACAACGTAAGTGATGCGGCAGGCAATTCGGCTGTTGAAGTAACGAGAAGCGTTACCGTTAATGGGGTAGACGATCATCATTCTTCACACTCGTCTTCAGGCTCTTCTTCGCCTTCGGTGCCTTCGGTGCCTGAGACGACGAAGGTCATTGGCGCGGAAGAATTGAAAGCGCCGGGCAAAGGTTCAGTTACCGTACAGGTAGCGCAGAATCAAGATACCGTTCTGCTTCCTGGCCATATCGCCGATCTGGTTGGAGATCATGGCCTTCGATTAGAGACGCCTAATATGACGATTGAATTCCCTAAAGAAGTGCTGCAAAGTATTCAAGGTATGAATGCGGATGATCAGTCCGATGAAGCGCAAATTCAATTCTCTGCAAAACCTGCTTCGAAAGAGGATGCTGACAAGAGAATTCAGCACTCGGATCCTGCCGGTTCCGTTAAGTTGAAAACAGCAAGTCAAGTGTATGATTTCAGCTTGCAAATCACTTCGGCAGACGGCACGGTCGTACCGGTGACTACGTTTAAGCAGCCACTTACGATTACGTTTAAAGTCGATCCAAGTGCCAACCCTGATCTGCTTGGTGTTTATTATTTGAAAGCAGACGGAGAGCCCGAGTTTATCGGCGGAACCTTAGTAAATGGAGTCATGAGCGCACAAGTGAATCATTTCTCCCAATACGCAGTGCTGGAATATAACAAGACCTTTGCAGATGTAAGCGATAGCTCTTGGGCCAGTAAGGTCATTAAGAAAATGGCAGCCAAGCATATCATCGAGGGAGTCGGCTCGTCCAACTTTGAACCTCAAGGTAATGTAACACGCGCCCAATTTGCAGCGATGCTTTCTCGCGCACTAGGATTAAGCGCTGTGAACGGTCCGGTCTTTACGGACGTTGATCCTCATGCTTGGTATGCGGATGCGATTGCCAAAGTAAGCAAGGCGGGAATCGTGAACGGACGCTCTTCTGATACATTTGCGCCGGATGCTGCGATTACCCGTGAAGAAATGGCTGTGATGACGGTACGGGCATATGATTTTGTGAATGCTCAACAGACAGCTGTATTCTCTCCAAGCTCTTTCAATGATCAAGACCAAATTCAAGCATGGGCTCAGGATGCGGTGGCTTCCGCTCAACAATTGGGTCTAGTGAACGGACGAAGCAATAACCTATTTGCTCCACAGGAGCTAATGACCCGCGCGGAGAGCGCACAAGTAATATCCAACCTGTTGAAATAA
- a CDS encoding glycoside hydrolase family 30 protein: MSAVQQIGGFDDSTQKVKNSQSGGLTNPATDTSIWVVGLRSATNDIVYKLKALEAGTYTLSSGFNDWYGSRSRKIGPKLEYLDTNGDTQTISFDPFNTNQIKSISGEFTIPEDIDTSKPMTLTYAYVSDEKPILSWFSIAKGGIKQLISDAQQAAASTVKVALDGNDIKADNVNGLTFKGFGVLSGNSSSALLMDYKSEQPEAYAEMLRVLFGGEHPIMTHVKIEMGNDRNNSTGPDPATMRTADEAANVQRHPGFQLAADAKKLNPNLKVSFLRWSAPAWADNNDKIYTWYKNTILAAYRTYGYMVDYVNPGINEHSPDLAWAKQYANLVQTDSTGFESETEKELYNRIKVVISDEVGTGTFGGSMISDADLMNAVSVAGFHYSTDDDGSGNFKKLADQYDKEVWNSEAQATFSNSSYRPNNNTKDPSTAGTGIGGVGSPLEMGNTIIKGFVNSRRTHFVYQPAIGSFYEGGQYSFKELVSARDPWSGWMHYDAGLDILQHFSLFAHAGWENDSNTAGIWRAVPEASAAGATGTNPVNGRNGLPNYMTLAAPDKSNFSTVIVNDSEYERIYKIQAFNMSYTGNPSMEVWKPALRTAELPLTATT; encoded by the coding sequence ATGTCAGCGGTTCAACAGATTGGGGGTTTTGACGATTCAACGCAAAAGGTGAAAAATTCTCAAAGCGGAGGTTTGACGAATCCCGCGACTGACACGTCCATTTGGGTTGTCGGACTACGAAGCGCCACGAACGATATCGTGTACAAATTGAAAGCGCTTGAAGCGGGAACGTATACGCTTAGCAGCGGATTCAATGACTGGTATGGCAGTCGCTCGCGTAAAATTGGACCTAAGCTAGAGTATTTGGATACCAATGGTGATACACAAACCATATCGTTTGACCCGTTCAATACGAACCAAATCAAATCCATTTCCGGTGAATTTACCATTCCCGAAGACATAGACACGAGTAAGCCAATGACATTGACTTATGCCTATGTATCCGATGAGAAACCGATCTTAAGCTGGTTCTCCATTGCCAAGGGCGGAATCAAACAGTTGATCAGTGACGCGCAGCAGGCTGCTGCCTCTACCGTCAAGGTTGCACTGGATGGTAACGATATTAAGGCTGACAATGTCAACGGTCTTACCTTCAAGGGCTTTGGCGTGCTGAGCGGGAACAGCAGCAGTGCGCTGCTGATGGATTACAAATCGGAGCAGCCTGAAGCTTATGCTGAGATGCTGCGCGTATTATTTGGCGGCGAGCATCCGATCATGACGCATGTGAAAATCGAGATGGGCAACGACCGGAATAACTCTACGGGCCCGGATCCGGCTACGATGCGTACGGCGGATGAAGCGGCGAATGTACAGCGTCATCCGGGATTTCAGCTGGCAGCTGATGCCAAAAAGTTGAATCCTAATCTCAAAGTCAGCTTCCTACGATGGAGCGCTCCAGCATGGGCCGACAACAACGACAAGATCTATACCTGGTACAAAAATACGATTTTGGCTGCTTATCGAACCTATGGGTATATGGTCGATTATGTGAATCCCGGTATAAACGAGCATTCGCCGGATTTAGCCTGGGCTAAGCAGTACGCCAACCTGGTTCAAACGGACAGCACCGGTTTTGAATCCGAAACGGAAAAAGAGCTGTACAACCGTATTAAGGTTGTGATTTCCGATGAGGTGGGTACAGGTACCTTTGGCGGCAGCATGATCAGCGATGCAGACTTGATGAATGCGGTGTCCGTCGCCGGCTTCCACTACAGCACGGATGATGATGGTTCGGGCAATTTTAAAAAGTTGGCCGATCAATATGATAAAGAAGTGTGGAACAGTGAAGCGCAGGCTACTTTCAGCAACTCATCCTATCGTCCTAACAACAATACAAAGGATCCTTCAACAGCAGGCACCGGCATTGGTGGCGTAGGCAGTCCGCTTGAAATGGGCAACACGATTATCAAAGGATTTGTCAATTCCCGCCGGACTCATTTCGTGTATCAACCGGCGATCGGTTCGTTCTACGAAGGCGGTCAATATTCGTTTAAAGAGCTGGTTAGCGCGCGCGATCCATGGTCAGGCTGGATGCACTACGATGCGGGGCTGGACATCTTGCAGCACTTCAGTTTGTTTGCCCATGCAGGCTGGGAGAACGACAGCAATACGGCGGGAATCTGGCGAGCAGTTCCGGAGGCTAGCGCTGCGGGAGCGACGGGAACGAATCCTGTCAACGGACGCAACGGCCTTCCTAACTATATGACGCTTGCAGCTCCTGACAAGAGCAACTTCTCAACAGTGATTGTTAATGACAGTGAATATGAAAGAATTTATAAGATTCAAGCTTTTAATATGAGTTACACCGGCAATCCATCGATGGAAGTATGGAAACCCGCGCTGCGGACAGCGGAGCTGCCTTTAACAGCAACTACATGA